The Geotalea uraniireducens Rf4 genome window below encodes:
- a CDS encoding IS701-like element ISGur14 family transposase, whose product MTTEIVFPGIEEYMAPYYGYFHRSESRELAECYLAGLLMDGERKSVEPMSEKVNASERSMQRLLSTAKWDDQLVAEQFRRSMLDVTSDPQGILVLDDTGFPKKGYDSVCVARQYCGASGKTDNCQIGVSMTYVGRDVAWPYAMELFVPESWDQQNDDCTAKRKKAHMPESVHHKSKWRMALDFVDLARKDNVPHRAVLADSWYGNIPEFRKELESRSENYILGAYSNTPVFLEEPVFEIAPVKEHKRGRPRTRPKVVSTNPEPVKLSVLGESIADDAWQRLELRLNSKDKPLVAEAVSMRVWPAHGWRQGNHHEQVWLLIERRPLNLGGYELRYFFSNMPQHLATIDLARLYHERYWIEHGYQQLKEELGLDHHEGRSWSGWHRHVLLTSLAYGYLTLLRLQQKKQKSATARSNWIQKKSTLANDALF is encoded by the coding sequence TATGGCTCCCTATTATGGCTATTTCCATCGGTCAGAGAGCCGTGAACTGGCAGAATGTTACTTGGCCGGCCTGCTCATGGACGGTGAGCGCAAGTCAGTTGAACCCATGTCAGAGAAGGTAAACGCATCTGAACGAAGTATGCAGCGCCTCCTTTCGACTGCCAAATGGGACGATCAACTTGTTGCTGAGCAATTCCGCCGTTCCATGCTTGACGTCACTTCCGACCCGCAGGGGATCCTGGTTCTTGATGATACCGGGTTCCCTAAGAAAGGGTACGACAGTGTATGTGTTGCCCGGCAATACTGCGGTGCATCAGGCAAGACTGACAACTGTCAGATTGGCGTAAGCATGACGTATGTCGGCAGAGATGTCGCCTGGCCATATGCCATGGAACTGTTCGTCCCGGAATCCTGGGATCAGCAAAATGATGATTGCACCGCAAAGCGTAAAAAGGCTCACATGCCGGAGTCAGTGCACCATAAGTCAAAATGGCGCATGGCACTTGATTTTGTTGACCTGGCCCGAAAAGACAATGTTCCCCATCGTGCAGTCCTTGCTGACAGCTGGTATGGCAACATTCCGGAGTTTCGCAAGGAGCTTGAGTCCCGCAGTGAAAATTACATCCTGGGAGCTTACTCCAACACCCCGGTATTTCTTGAGGAGCCGGTCTTTGAAATTGCGCCAGTCAAAGAGCATAAGCGAGGGCGTCCACGAACTCGCCCTAAGGTAGTCTCCACAAACCCCGAACCGGTCAAGCTGTCGGTACTGGGCGAAAGCATTGCCGATGATGCATGGCAACGGCTAGAATTGAGGCTCAATTCCAAGGACAAGCCACTTGTTGCAGAGGCCGTCTCAATGAGAGTGTGGCCGGCTCACGGATGGCGGCAGGGCAATCATCATGAACAAGTCTGGCTCCTGATAGAGCGCCGCCCCCTGAACCTGGGTGGATACGAGCTTCGCTATTTCTTCAGCAATATGCCGCAGCATCTGGCAACGATTGACCTTGCCCGCCTCTACCATGAACGTTATTGGATAGAGCATGGCTATCAACAGCTAAAGGAAGAGCTTGGCCTTGATCACCATGAAGGGCGCTCATGGAGCGGATGGCATCGACATGTGCTCCTGACGTCCCTGGCATATGGCTATCTGACACTGTTGCGTTTGCAGCAAAAAAAACAGAAGAGTGCGACAGCGCGGAGCAACTGGATTCAGAAAAAATCGACACTGGCCAACGACGCTTTGTTCTGA